A part of Acropora palmata chromosome 6, jaAcrPala1.3, whole genome shotgun sequence genomic DNA contains:
- the LOC141883311 gene encoding endothelin-converting enzyme homolog isoform X3, which yields MHSDASFIVACIARDKVMCQPYIFLPSQRDIPSSPDSVKLLMTTESQKSDYEHRLKKKVKLLICCVAFLVTIIVILAVLFGVLFSKQAKSAMQPTQSSWASVYPCITKECVLTSTELLNYVDTTVDPCEDFFNYACGGWIKRNPLPDKETIWNQFSKLEAEADEFVRDVLESKEIHAKYSKLRSFQKGMAYYKSCVDIETINRRGSKPLDDLIREYGSWTITSGEWDQNSWNMVEYLALMRRKLSISPFFTAFVGADPRNSSENIIQVNPTAFLGLSQSLLTSNSSDSRKGREVYKGYMLNLTTALGARNDSHQDITDIINFEMKLAKAMPLSRIVYDDPKLYKKLKIKELNRHTGTHKIDWKEYLDQLLFPVTGFRITNEQEVVVYGIDFLANITNLLKETSNRTLANYMMWMVVDSFYLRLGDVFDDISKNFYLNLDNYWEPTRRQDLCIQLMKAKYFEAPLSRIYVDQLFSGDSKKFAKELADGIREAFEQNLNDLDWMDDKTKHVAIRKAKMMKENIGYPDYIEDDKLLDNEFKDVICNQSTYFENELSLDEASTVKDLSALGKPVDDSKWALPPIAVNAYYDMLANKMVFPAAILQSPFYYKRYPWAMLYGGVGAIMGHELTHGFDVDGRRFDAKGDERDWWSKETLAAFKRKTECLKRQYSNFTIDGETVDGEHTLSENIADNGGIKQAFRAYKNWVSKNGEEQRLPGMNFTNEQIFFISFARLFFYVQVTAMLQINTQGPKFENTN from the exons ATGCATAGTGACGCATCCTTCATAGTTGCATGCATTGCTCGCGATAAGGTGATGTGTCAACCATATATCTTTCTTCCTTCACAGCGCGACATCCCATCTTCTCCAGACTCTGTAAAATTACTGATGACAACAGAATCTCAAAAGAGCGACTATGAACATAGgctaaaaaagaaagtgaagtTGCTTATATGTTGTGTAGCCTTTTTAGtgacaataattgttatcTTGGCGGTTTTGTTTGGAGTTCTCTTCTCGAAACAGGCAAAGTCAGCAATGCAGCCAACCCAGTCCTCATGGGCATCCGTCTATCCGTGCATCACAAAAGAATGTGTTCTTACCTCCACAG AGCTGTTAAATTATGTTGATACAACAGTTGATCCTTGTGAAGACTTCTTCAATTATGCCTGTGGAGGATGGATAAAAAGAAATCCACTTCCCGATAAAGAGACCATTTGGAACCAGTTTTCTAAACTGGAGGCAGAAGCAGACGAGTTTGTACGTGATGTTCTGGAAAGTAAGGAGATTCATGCCAAATATTCTAAG CTCAGATCCTTTCAAAAGGGGATGGCTTATTACAAATCGTGTGTAGACATCGAAACAATAAACAGACGAGGTTCAAAGCCGTTGGATGATCTTATAAGAGAATATGGATCTTGGACAATTACTTCAGGGGAATGGGATCAAAATTCGTGGAATATGGTGGAATATCTGGCTTTAATGAGAAGAAAGCTGTCGATTTCGCCCTTCTTTACAGCATTTGTTGGTGCTGATCCACGGAATAGCAGTGAAAACATCATTCAG GTCAACCCAACAGCTTTCCTGGGTCTTTCACAAAGTCTACTAACATCGAATTCCTCTGATAGTAGGAAG GGAAGAGAAGTTTACAAAGGATACATGCTCAATCTAACAACAGCATTAGGGGCGAGAAATGACTCGCACCAGGACATTACGGATATTATCAACTTTGAAATGAAGCTTGCTAAG GCAATGCCACTTAGCAGAATCGTTTATGATGATCCAAAGCTGTacaaaaaacttaaaattaaagAACTGAATAGACATACTGGAACTCACAAG ATCGATTGGAAGGAGTACCTGGATCAATTGCTGTTTCCTGTGACAGGATTCCGCATAACGAATGAACAGGAGGTTGTTGTGTATGGAATTGATTTTCTGGCAAATATCACCAATCTTCTCAAAGAAACGTCAAACAG GACACTTGCAAATTACATGATGTGGATGGTAGTTGACTCCTTTTACTTGCGTCTCGGTGACGTATTTGATGACATATCTAAGAACTTTTACCTCAACCTGGATAATTATTGGGAGCCCACTCGAAGACAGGACTTATGCATTCAGCTAATGAAAGCAAAGTATTTTGAAGCACCGTTGTCTAGGATATATGTGGATCAACTTTTCAGTGGCGATAGCAAGAAATTT gcAAAAGAACTAGCGGATGGAATCAGAGAGGCCTTTGAGCAGAATTTAAATGATCTGGATTGGATGGATGACAAAACTAAACATGTTGCCATACGAAAG GcaaaaatgatgaaagaaaacattggtTACCCGGACTACATTGAAGATGACAAGCTCTTAGACAACgaattcaaagat GTCATCTGCAATCAGTCAACGTACTTTGAAAATGAACTGTCATTGGACGAAGCATCAACTGTAAAGGATCTCTCAGCACTAGGAAAACCAGTGGATGACTCAAA GTGGGCACTACCTCCAATTGCTGTGAATGCGTACTACGACATGTTGGCTAACAAGATGG TGTTTCCAGCTGCCATTCTTCAATCGCCTTTTTACTACAAACGTTATCCTTG GGCAATGTTGTATGGCGGCGTGGGTGCAATTATGGGCCACGAACTTACACATGGGTTTGATGTTGATG GAAGAAGATTTGATGCGAAAGGTGACGAAAGAGATTGGTGGAGCAAGGAGACACTGGCagcctttaaaagaaaaacagaatgCTTGAAAAGGCAGTACTCTAATTTTACAATAGATGGTGAAACG GTTGATGGCGAGCACACATTATCAGAGAATATAGCAGATAACGGAGGCATCAAGCAAGCTTTTAGA
- the LOC141883316 gene encoding uncharacterized protein LOC141883316 — MPGVNCAVFGCGSCRGTKGIGIFKLPSAKDDKHKRWRDEWVGELKKTREVDKDFRRKINEDKVYACEKHFKDEVIEIFHSKKIIKKRLAFGAIPTLNMPKKSHEIEPIPSRRPLPDRPLWL; from the exons ATGCCTGGCGTTAACTGCGCTGTATTTGGATGTGGTTCCTGTCGTGGAACTAAAGGAATCGGGATTTTTAAGCTGCCCTCGGCGAAGGATGATAAACACAAGAGATGGCGTGATGAATGGGTTGGAGAACTCAAGAAAACGAGGGAAGTGGACAAAGATTTTCGACGAAAAATCAATGAAGACAAAGTCTATGCTTGCGAAAAGCATTTCAAGGATGAAGTGATTGAAATat tccattccaaaaaaataattaagaaaagaCTGGCTTTTGGAGCTATACCGACGCTTAACATGCCAAAGAAGAGTCACGAAATCGAACCAATTCCAAGCAGACGTCCACTACCAGATCGCCCACTTTGGCTATAA
- the LOC141883311 gene encoding endothelin-converting enzyme 2-like isoform X4, translating to MHSDASFIVACIARDKVMCQPYIFLPSQRDIPSSPDSVKLLMTTESQKSDYEHRLKKKVKLLICCVAFLVTIIVILAVLFGVLFSKQAKSAMQPTQSSWASVYPCITKECVLTSTELLNYVDTTVDPCEDFFNYACGGWIKRNPLPDKETIWNQFSKLEAEADEFVRDVLESKEIHAKYSKLRSFQKGMAYYKSCVDIETINRRGSKPLDDLIREYGSWTITSGEWDQNSWNMVEYLALMRRKLSISPFFTAFVGADPRNSSENIIQVNPTAFLGLSQSLLTSNSSDSRKGREVYKGYMLNLTTALGARNDSHQDITDIINFEMKLAKAMPLSRIVYDDPKLYKKLKIKELNRHTGTHKIDWKEYLDQLLFPVTGFRITNEQEVVVYGIDFLANITNLLKETSNRTLANYMMWMVVDSFYLRLGDVFDDISKNFYLNLDNYWEPTRRQDLCIQLMKAKYFEAPLSRIYVDQLFSGDSKKFAKELADGIREAFEQNLNDLDWMDDKTKHVAIRKAKMMKENIGYPDYIEDDKLLDNEFKDVICNQSTYFENELSLDEASTVKDLSALGKPVDDSKWALPPIAVNAYYDMLANKMVFPAAILQSPFYYKRYPWAMLYGGVGAIMGHELTHGFDVDGRRFDAKGDERDWWSKETLAAFKRKTECLKRQYSNFTIDGETVDGEHTLSENIADNGGIKQAFRAYKNWVSKNGEEQRLPGMNFTNEQIFFISFARSNSSKSQKMNLWNQQ from the exons ATGCATAGTGACGCATCCTTCATAGTTGCATGCATTGCTCGCGATAAGGTGATGTGTCAACCATATATCTTTCTTCCTTCACAGCGCGACATCCCATCTTCTCCAGACTCTGTAAAATTACTGATGACAACAGAATCTCAAAAGAGCGACTATGAACATAGgctaaaaaagaaagtgaagtTGCTTATATGTTGTGTAGCCTTTTTAGtgacaataattgttatcTTGGCGGTTTTGTTTGGAGTTCTCTTCTCGAAACAGGCAAAGTCAGCAATGCAGCCAACCCAGTCCTCATGGGCATCCGTCTATCCGTGCATCACAAAAGAATGTGTTCTTACCTCCACAG AGCTGTTAAATTATGTTGATACAACAGTTGATCCTTGTGAAGACTTCTTCAATTATGCCTGTGGAGGATGGATAAAAAGAAATCCACTTCCCGATAAAGAGACCATTTGGAACCAGTTTTCTAAACTGGAGGCAGAAGCAGACGAGTTTGTACGTGATGTTCTGGAAAGTAAGGAGATTCATGCCAAATATTCTAAG CTCAGATCCTTTCAAAAGGGGATGGCTTATTACAAATCGTGTGTAGACATCGAAACAATAAACAGACGAGGTTCAAAGCCGTTGGATGATCTTATAAGAGAATATGGATCTTGGACAATTACTTCAGGGGAATGGGATCAAAATTCGTGGAATATGGTGGAATATCTGGCTTTAATGAGAAGAAAGCTGTCGATTTCGCCCTTCTTTACAGCATTTGTTGGTGCTGATCCACGGAATAGCAGTGAAAACATCATTCAG GTCAACCCAACAGCTTTCCTGGGTCTTTCACAAAGTCTACTAACATCGAATTCCTCTGATAGTAGGAAG GGAAGAGAAGTTTACAAAGGATACATGCTCAATCTAACAACAGCATTAGGGGCGAGAAATGACTCGCACCAGGACATTACGGATATTATCAACTTTGAAATGAAGCTTGCTAAG GCAATGCCACTTAGCAGAATCGTTTATGATGATCCAAAGCTGTacaaaaaacttaaaattaaagAACTGAATAGACATACTGGAACTCACAAG ATCGATTGGAAGGAGTACCTGGATCAATTGCTGTTTCCTGTGACAGGATTCCGCATAACGAATGAACAGGAGGTTGTTGTGTATGGAATTGATTTTCTGGCAAATATCACCAATCTTCTCAAAGAAACGTCAAACAG GACACTTGCAAATTACATGATGTGGATGGTAGTTGACTCCTTTTACTTGCGTCTCGGTGACGTATTTGATGACATATCTAAGAACTTTTACCTCAACCTGGATAATTATTGGGAGCCCACTCGAAGACAGGACTTATGCATTCAGCTAATGAAAGCAAAGTATTTTGAAGCACCGTTGTCTAGGATATATGTGGATCAACTTTTCAGTGGCGATAGCAAGAAATTT gcAAAAGAACTAGCGGATGGAATCAGAGAGGCCTTTGAGCAGAATTTAAATGATCTGGATTGGATGGATGACAAAACTAAACATGTTGCCATACGAAAG GcaaaaatgatgaaagaaaacattggtTACCCGGACTACATTGAAGATGACAAGCTCTTAGACAACgaattcaaagat GTCATCTGCAATCAGTCAACGTACTTTGAAAATGAACTGTCATTGGACGAAGCATCAACTGTAAAGGATCTCTCAGCACTAGGAAAACCAGTGGATGACTCAAA GTGGGCACTACCTCCAATTGCTGTGAATGCGTACTACGACATGTTGGCTAACAAGATGG TGTTTCCAGCTGCCATTCTTCAATCGCCTTTTTACTACAAACGTTATCCTTG GGCAATGTTGTATGGCGGCGTGGGTGCAATTATGGGCCACGAACTTACACATGGGTTTGATGTTGATG GAAGAAGATTTGATGCGAAAGGTGACGAAAGAGATTGGTGGAGCAAGGAGACACTGGCagcctttaaaagaaaaacagaatgCTTGAAAAGGCAGTACTCTAATTTTACAATAGATGGTGAAACG GTTGATGGCGAGCACACATTATCAGAGAATATAGCAGATAACGGAGGCATCAAGCAAGCTTTTAGA